The genomic DNA TCCACTGAAGGTCAAACTGCCTGATATGTGGCTCAAGCTGCCATCATTTGATGTCTGTATATTTGTGTTCGTGTGTGCGTATCAGAAGGAACAGAGAGGCCAAGCAGACGTTAGAGTTGGACTGGTCCGATAAGTACGAGGCCTACAATTTCGATGACCGTTGTGGAAGATACAGTAACACAAGTCCAGATACGCAGCGCCATGCCAGCTCAGCCTCCATGCAGGATCAGTGAGTCTTTCTCTGCGTGTGAATGCTTGAGGACCTGAGTCACAGATATCCAAATGTGTTAAacagacactctctctctctgggttagggttaaccctcTCAATCAGAAATATAACAAAAGACATAGTTTGATGACAGCGGGAAGCAGCATTGACTACTACAATGAGTAGTCGTGATTCATTAGTGACAcacaaaggaacaaaaaaacaagacacgCTGAATGTTTCATAGATGGTTTTTCCTCCCGAAGATTTAGCAGAGATGGgtgacactgatgaaaacattaaaagttCCATTCATTTCCATTGATTTAAAGCATGGTACTGCCcccttttttaacattatttccTAGGGTTCACCACAAActttcagaactgaagaagcctcttaaATGAGAGATGCAACATCCTCAAGAAAAACGTCATGTCCAGTTGCTACcaacaaatgtgttttggaTAACGATGACCTGGTTGAAGCCTCCCCCATAATGCAaggcctaaagtacatatacaaGGCTTGTTCTAAGGCAACAAAAACCAAACCATGTTTGTTGTTTAAAGCACTtatacaagtacacaaacacacttatgggtAGTTCACTATCAGTTGTTCAATATCTGTCAATTAACCCTCCTAAAATGTTACCCACTGGACCTTTGTATGTGTTGGTAAGTAAAACTTCTGGTCTGCCGCAGAGTGTCTAACCCTGCGTCATGGACAAAGTTCACTCAGGACAACCTGAGTGTGGCTGTGCAGGAGGAACAGGCCACCAGCAATCTCAGGTCAGACTTTGTATATGCTGCTACAGTCACAGTAGCATTATGATTTATCACTGACCGCtcatgctgtttttgtgtgtcagaATGCTGGTGGAGCAAGTTCTCCGGGACACCACAGAGGATCTGAGAGCTCAGTGCTCCAGCGTGGACCAAGCCTTTAGCCAGCGCTGTGTAGAGATGATTGAGGCCAAAGCCCAGCTGGAGATTAGGCTCACCGAGgtagacaggcagacagagagacagacagaggaagagggaaaatGACCAGCTGGTTGATTGATCCACTGTGCAatcatgtgtgtatgtgcaggtcCTGGAGCAGATTGGGGCTCAAGAGAGGAACATTGTAGCTCTACAGCAAGCCATCCACAGTAAAGAGGCTCCACTGAGAGTTGCTCAGTCCAGGCTTTATGTGCGCTCCCTCAGACCCCACATGGAACTCTGCCGGGATGAGCCTCAACTCaggtgcgcgcacacacacacacacacacacacacacactggttcacAGAGCTGTCAACTTGTTTGATATGAAAAATGAGAGCTTCTTCTTCCTGCCCATTCACTGCCCACGTCTGCAGTTTGGAGGGGGAGGTGAGGCAGATTGATGCCACTGTGgcgtctctgcagcagcagctgagtgaCGCCAGAGGCTCTTTGTCCCACCTGGAGGAGTCACGCATGGCCCTGGAGAAGGACGTAAACTGTAAAACCCACTCTCTGTTCGTCGACAGAGACAAGTGCATGACTCGCCGCGAGCGATTCCCGACAGTCTCTACTCTGTCAGGATACTGAAGTCAGCGGTGTTGTTTGGAAAATCTTAAATTAGAAAGAATCCAGAATTCTTTGTTGCGTGATGTGTCAATGGTTGctgaaaaaaacttaaaaaacttaaaagataacgttttggtttttttaatctcaaaaaacaccagcacCGAATCATTTCAACCAGGTTATTATCATCAACATATTTGAATAAAATTGAAAAGATGGTTATGAAGAGATTGAATTATTGCACAAAATTTATTCCAGCAGTCATCGTAGCTGTGAAATGAAGGATAAAGCATACACACAGTAATGGCGTGTTTTTACCggctcacctcggcacggcacagttaagttgcatttccactagcatagtacctggtacctcatggaggaagtactgaataaacagttttaattaactgattctaatgactcagttacactgaaaaccacAGCTTTACGAGTGACTAATTTGTGTTTGTCGCATGTAAAATTAAGTCACCGCAGTAGTGGAAAACCGACCTAAACCGTGCTGTGGCGGAGTCGAggtgaggcgagctgggaccatatgtgtgtgttcagtagtCCAGTGCACATATGAGTGCGACTCCCCTTTTGATCCAGTGTCCCTGACTGTGATCTGTAGGCAGCTCCACTGACATCACATAGTTGGTGGAATGACCGGTGGTGGAGAGTGTCCCTACAAAAGCACACAGGACATTTCACTGACATGAAGAAGACACTTAACACTCTTTTCCAAGCAGTCTAATGGGCTGTCGGTGGAAACTACACTTTCAGACTCTTTGGGAAATAAACTGGAGTCTAATTTTGGTAAATAGTAAAACCACTAAAAGAAGATAAACACAAACGAGTAACTGTCTGTACATACTCggcaagaacagagaaatgtgttattattcttGAGGTggcaacaacaagaacaaagttacttctggccaggacat from Solea solea chromosome 10, fSolSol10.1, whole genome shotgun sequence includes the following:
- the tekt4 gene encoding tektin-4, whose protein sequence is MSSEVLVSRPHCDSRAVALMVPEQNPPVEPEVPQLSSGSATAGYRSAKYTPPEWFSNCHTILQQAGADCREAQSVQRLSKTLHWDTEAATQKTQAEGTRLLGDRLQDIHHWRSELQRHIERLQADTASLLALKTRLEKALDATETPYAISVDNLNCRTKRQGPDLVRDSVEEELLKEVDLIRNIQALLKKTTAQVVTQIKRNREAKQTLELDWSDKYEAYNFDDRCGRYSNTSPDTQRHASSASMQDQVSNPASWTKFTQDNLSVAVQEEQATSNLRMLVEQVLRDTTEDLRAQCSSVDQAFSQRCVEMIEAKAQLEIRLTEVLEQIGAQERNIVALQQAIHSKEAPLRVAQSRLYVRSLRPHMELCRDEPQLSLEGEVRQIDATVASLQQQLSDARGSLSHLEESRMALEKDVNCKTHSLFVDRDKCMTRRERFPTVSTLSGY